From the Pseudomonas syringae KCTC 12500 genome, the window ACAAGCGCTCGGGCAACGGTCGCGAGTACGGCGTGCAGGGGTTTGAAGAGTATCTGGAGACCAAGGCTATTGTGGGGTTTGGCTGAGTAGGGTTTGTGATGCGCGCTAATTTGGAATGTAGTTGACTATCGTTCCCACGCTCCGCGTCACACAGCGGTTCTGCGATATCAGTTGGATTGGGGCTCGACTCAGGTCACCTTTTCGCCCCTCGGCGAGTCACTTTGATGGGGCCAAAGTGACCAAAGCCCCAAGCTCCGTTTCCGGCCCGACTTCGTCGGGTTCCTTCGCCCTGTCACTGATCCGGGGGTCGCCGCAACGGGCCCTCCATGGCCCGGTGCGGCTAGCCTGGCGTCCTGCCAGGCTACCCCCGGATCAGCGCCAGGACTCAGCCGTCACTTACGTCGCACTCTGCGTCGTCAGTGCCATCGCGGTTGAAAAGCACTTTAGAGCACTAACTACGCACAACCAGCAGCACGGATGTGACGCAGAGCGTCACGAAAGACATGCCAACGCGGAGCATTGGCACGATAGCAGAGGTGTTTTTATAGTGAGAAATCACTTTCTCGCCGCTTTGGCCACGTCCAGCCTGCGCAGGTGGCAGGTGACTTCTTCGCGGTCGTGGTAGAGCTGTTTGCAGCCGATGGACACCCGTACCCCTCGCGCCTGAAAGCCCTCTTCGATGCGGTCGAGCAGTCGGCGTACTTCAGCGTAGCGCTGTTTCATCGGCAACTTGAGGTTGACCACCGCTTCGCGGCACAGGCCTTCACCCAGCCAGGTCTCCAGCAGCGCCGCATTGCGCGCAGGCTTTTCGACGATGTCGCAGACCATCCAGTCCACGGGCTGTCGAGGCTTGTAGGTAAAGCCGTCCGCCATCAGATGCTGCACCAGCCCGGTGTCCATCAGGCTTTCCGCCATCGGCCCGTTATCGATGGCGGTCACCAGCATGCCGCGGCGCACCAGTTGATACGTCCAGCCGCCCGGCGCGGCACCCAGGTCCACGCCGGTCATGTCGCCGGAAAGGCGCTCGTCCCACTGGTCTCTGGGAATGAAGTGGTGCCAGGCCTCTTCAAGCTTCAAGGTCGACCGGCTTGGCGCTTCGCGGGGAAACTTGAGGCGCGGGATGCCCATGGGCCACATGGCGGAGTTGTCCGCATCGGCCAGACCGAGAAACACCTCGCGACCACTCTTGAAGGTCAGCAGCAGACGCGGCTTGCGCGGGTCATCCACCAGTTTGCCCGCCTGAGTCAGGGCCTTGCGCAGCGGCGCTTCGAACTTCTTGCAGAAATTCGACAGTTCCTTGCCGTCGTTGGTATCCACGACCTCCAGCCACAGACTGCCGCAGGTCGGGAACGCCGCCAGCTGCGCGAGAATCACGCTGATGCGATCGGTTTCCGGCAACTCGAGAAACAGACCCCGCGCCCACTGCCGGGGAAAGATCAGCTTGTCGAAGCGCTGACCGTTCATCAGCCGTTCGGCGCCATCCGCCTCGGTGCAGATGAATTCGGCGCAGGCCGTGTCGGGACGGGCCTTGGCATACCCGGCCACGTCCAGGCGCGCGGCGTGATCGGCTATTTCCGAGCAGACTTCGCCCTCAAAACCGGGTCGGCAGTGCATAAACAGTGTATTCATGGGTTACTCCTGGGCAGTGGGCACTCGGGCGTAACCCCGCAGACTTGAAAGCCGCGCATGATAGCCCAATCCAGGAACCACTGGTGCGGCCGAACAGTCCACAGAACTTGAAGCCTGATGCGGCGCTCCCGACCTGATGCACATGGAGCCCGTAAACCGATGTTCGGAGAACATTCCTCAAAGGAGACATTCATGCCCTCCCTCGATAGCCTGAAGAGCCTTAAAACCCTCGAAATCGATAACAAGACCTACCACTACTTCAGCCTGCCGGAAGCCGCCCGATCACTGGGCGATCTGGACAAGCTGCCCATGTCACTCAAGGTGCTGCTGGAAAACCTGCTGCGCTGGGAAGACAACAAGACGGTAACCGGCAACGACCTCAAGGCCCTCGCCGACTGGTTGACCGAGCGTCGTTCGGACCGGGAAATTCAATACCGCCCTGCCCGCGTCCTGATGCAGGACTTCACCGGCGTACCGGCGGTGGTCGATCTGGCCGCCATGCGCGCGGCCGTGGCCAAGGCCGGCGGCGATCCGCAGCGAATCAACCCCCTTTCCCCGGTGGACCTGGTGATCGACCACTCGGTGATGGTCGACAAGTTTGGCAACGCCGAAGCCTTCGGCGAGAACGTCGATATCGAGATGCAGCGCAACGGCGAGCGCTACGCGTTCCTGCGCTGGGGCCAGAGCGCTTTCGATAATTTCAGCGTGGTGCCACCCGGCACCGGCATTTGCCATCAGGTGAACCTCGAATATCTGGGCCGCACGGTATGGACCAAGGAAGAGGACGGCCGCACTTACGCGTTCCCGGACACCCTGGTCGGTACCGACTCGCACACCACGATGATCAACGGCCTGGGCGTGCTGGGCTGGGGCGTGGGCGGTATCGAAGCCGAAGCGGCGATGCTCGGCCAGCCGGTGTCGATGCTGATCCCGGAAGTGATCGGTTTCCGGCTGACCGGCAAACTGAAGGAAGGCATCACCGCCACCGACCTGGTGCTCACTGTCACCCAGATGCTGCGCAAGAAAGGTGTGGTCGGCAAGTTTGTCGAGTTCTACGGCGACGGCCTGGCCGATCTGCCGCTGGCCGACCGCGCGACCATTGCCAACATGGCGCCCGAATATGGCGCGACCTGCGGCTTCTTCCCGGTCGATGACGTGACGCTGGACTACCTGCGTCTGTCAGGTCGCCCCGAAGAAACCGTCAAGCTGGTCGAAGCTTATTGCAAGGCTCAGGGTCTATGGCGCCTGGCGGGCCAGGAACCGGTGTTCACCGACAGCCTGGAACTGGACATGAGCACGGTCGAAGCCAGCCTTGCCGGCCCCAAGCGCCCTCAGGATCGTGTAGCACTGCCGAATGTCTCCAAGGCGTTCAGCGATTTCCTCGGTCTGCAGGTCAAGCCTGCCAAGGTCGATGAAGGTCGGCTGGAAAGCGAAGGCGGCGGCGGTGTCGCGGTTGGCAACGAGGCTCAGGTCAGTGGCGAAACCCAATATGAATACGACGGCCAGACTTATCACCTGAAAGACGGCGCCGTGGTGATCGCAGCGATCACGTCCTGCACCAATACCTCCAACCCCAGCGTCATGATGGCAGCCGGGTTGGTCGCGAAAAAAGCCGTCGAGAAAGGCCTGAAACGCAAGCCGTGGGTGAAAAGCTCGCTGGCTCCCGGTTCCAAAGTGGTGACCGATTATTACAACGCAGCGGGTCTGACCCAATACCTCGACGCCCTGGGCTTCGATCTGGTCGGTTACGGCTGCACCACCTGCATCGGCAACTCCGGTCCGCTGCTGGAGCCTATCGAGAAAGCCATTCAGCAGTCCGACCTGACCGTTGCGTCGGTGCTGTCGGGCAACCGCAACTTCGAGGGCCGCGTCCATCCGCTGGTCAAGACCAACTGGCTGGCATCGCCCCCCCTGGTAGTTGCCTATGCGCTGGCAGGCTCGGTGCGCATCGACATCAGCAGCGAGCCGCTGGGCGAAGGTGCAGACGGCAAGCCGGTTTATCTGCGTGATATCTGGCCGAGTCAGCAGGAAATCGCCGACGCCGTGGCCAGCGTCAACACCGGCATGTTCCATAAGGAATACGCCGAAGTCTTTGCCGGCGACGAACAATGGCAAGCCATCGAGGTGCCGCAGGCTGCCACCTACGTCTGGCAGGACGATTCCACCTATATTCAGCACCCGCCGTTCTTCGACGGCATCGACGGTCCGCTGCCGGTTATCGAAGACGTGGAAAACGCGCGCATCCTGGCCCTGCTGGGCGACTCGGTAACCACCGACCACATCTCACCCGCCGGTAATATCAAGGCCGACAGTCCTGCCGGGCGCTACCTTCAGGAGAAAGGCGTCAAGTATCAGGACTTCAACTCTTACGGCTCGCGCCGTGGCAACCATGAAGTGATGATGCGCGGGACGTTTGCCAATATCCGCATTCGCAACGAAATGCTCGGTGGTGAAGAAGGTGGCAACACGGTGTATGTGCCCTCCGGCGAGAAGCTGGCGATCTACGACGCAGCCATGCGCTATCAGGCAGAAGGCACGCCGCTGGTGATCATTGCCGGTCTGGAATACGGCACGGGCTCAAGCCGTGACTGGGCTGCCAAAGGTACCAACTTGCTGGGCGTCAAGGCTGTCATCGCCGAAAGCTTTGAACGGATTCACCGCTCGAATCTGGTGGGCATGGGCGTGTTGCCATTGCAGTTCAAGAACGGCCAGACGCGCAAGACCCTCGGCCTGACCGGCAAGGAGACATTGAAGATCACCGGGCTGACCAACGCAGACGTGCAGCCGGGCATGAGCCTCACCCTGCATATAGAACGCGAAGACGGCAGCAAGGAAACCGTCGACGTGCTGTGCCGCATCGATACGCTTAACGAAGTGGAATACTTCAAGTCAGGTGGCATTCTGCATTACGTGCTGCGCCAGCTGATCGCGTCCTGATACCCCCTGAATAGGGCCTGCACCCAGTTTCAGGGGCAGGCCCCTTGCATGAAAATTTCTATAATCTCGCCCCTGCCCTGCTGAACGCCGGATAGAATTCCCCGCTCTCAAGGCAGGACTTACTCATGACCACAAGGCACTGGCTGACTTTCTGCCTCCTGAGCAGCGGCTACGCGCTGGCGTTGTTCCACGGCAACCTTGCCCCTTCGGCAGCGCTGAGCTTTGGCGCATTGTTCATTGCCTGGTTCTGCGTGGCGCGATCCTCTTATT encodes:
- the rlmM gene encoding 23S rRNA (cytidine(2498)-2'-O)-methyltransferase RlmM, which encodes MNTLFMHCRPGFEGEVCSEIADHAARLDVAGYAKARPDTACAEFICTEADGAERLMNGQRFDKLIFPRQWARGLFLELPETDRISVILAQLAAFPTCGSLWLEVVDTNDGKELSNFCKKFEAPLRKALTQAGKLVDDPRKPRLLLTFKSGREVFLGLADADNSAMWPMGIPRLKFPREAPSRSTLKLEEAWHHFIPRDQWDERLSGDMTGVDLGAAPGGWTYQLVRRGMLVTAIDNGPMAESLMDTGLVQHLMADGFTYKPRQPVDWMVCDIVEKPARNAALLETWLGEGLCREAVVNLKLPMKQRYAEVRRLLDRIEEGFQARGVRVSIGCKQLYHDREEVTCHLRRLDVAKAARK
- the acnA gene encoding aconitate hydratase AcnA, with amino-acid sequence MPSLDSLKSLKTLEIDNKTYHYFSLPEAARSLGDLDKLPMSLKVLLENLLRWEDNKTVTGNDLKALADWLTERRSDREIQYRPARVLMQDFTGVPAVVDLAAMRAAVAKAGGDPQRINPLSPVDLVIDHSVMVDKFGNAEAFGENVDIEMQRNGERYAFLRWGQSAFDNFSVVPPGTGICHQVNLEYLGRTVWTKEEDGRTYAFPDTLVGTDSHTTMINGLGVLGWGVGGIEAEAAMLGQPVSMLIPEVIGFRLTGKLKEGITATDLVLTVTQMLRKKGVVGKFVEFYGDGLADLPLADRATIANMAPEYGATCGFFPVDDVTLDYLRLSGRPEETVKLVEAYCKAQGLWRLAGQEPVFTDSLELDMSTVEASLAGPKRPQDRVALPNVSKAFSDFLGLQVKPAKVDEGRLESEGGGGVAVGNEAQVSGETQYEYDGQTYHLKDGAVVIAAITSCTNTSNPSVMMAAGLVAKKAVEKGLKRKPWVKSSLAPGSKVVTDYYNAAGLTQYLDALGFDLVGYGCTTCIGNSGPLLEPIEKAIQQSDLTVASVLSGNRNFEGRVHPLVKTNWLASPPLVVAYALAGSVRIDISSEPLGEGADGKPVYLRDIWPSQQEIADAVASVNTGMFHKEYAEVFAGDEQWQAIEVPQAATYVWQDDSTYIQHPPFFDGIDGPLPVIEDVENARILALLGDSVTTDHISPAGNIKADSPAGRYLQEKGVKYQDFNSYGSRRGNHEVMMRGTFANIRIRNEMLGGEEGGNTVYVPSGEKLAIYDAAMRYQAEGTPLVIIAGLEYGTGSSRDWAAKGTNLLGVKAVIAESFERIHRSNLVGMGVLPLQFKNGQTRKTLGLTGKETLKITGLTNADVQPGMSLTLHIEREDGSKETVDVLCRIDTLNEVEYFKSGGILHYVLRQLIAS